In Vibrio celticus, one genomic interval encodes:
- a CDS encoding peptidylprolyl isomerase — MGRILSSIALMLVSVSVWAGPKVNVETTLGDFTIELNQEQAPVSAENFLKYVADGSYEGTIFHRVIPGFMAQGGGFDQEMNQQATYAPIKNEGSNGLKNDTATIAMARTNAPDSATRQFFINFSDNDFLNAKGGNPGYAVFGKVTEGFDVVQKMATIPTKRMGRMSDIPVDPIVITKVTLLK; from the coding sequence ATGGGTCGTATTTTATCTTCTATCGCATTAATGCTAGTGAGCGTAAGCGTTTGGGCTGGTCCTAAAGTAAACGTGGAAACAACATTAGGCGACTTCACTATTGAGCTTAACCAAGAACAAGCACCGGTTAGTGCGGAGAACTTCCTAAAATACGTTGCTGACGGCAGCTACGAAGGCACTATCTTCCACCGTGTTATTCCTGGCTTTATGGCGCAAGGTGGCGGCTTCGATCAAGAGATGAATCAACAAGCAACTTACGCTCCTATCAAGAATGAAGGCAGCAATGGCTTGAAGAACGATACAGCAACAATCGCGATGGCTCGTACTAATGCGCCAGATTCTGCAACTCGTCAGTTCTTCATTAACTTCTCTGATAATGATTTCTTGAACGCCAAAGGTGGCAACCCAGGCTACGCTGTATTCGGCAAAGTAACTGAAGGTTTTGATGTTGTTCAAAAGATGGCAACGATTCCAACCAAGCGAATGGGCCGCATGTCAGACATCCCAGTCGACCCAATCGTCATCACTAAAGTGACCCTTCTTAAGTAA
- a CDS encoding AmpG family muropeptide MFS transporter, producing the protein MSSGTPSLSWMQTFRSYLDKRLLWVFMLGCSSGFPWVLIGSNMSGWLKDAGLTRAAIGYFGSVFAVYAINFLWAPLVDRVKLPVLHAILGQRRSWIFFCQTIVLIGTLFIAGVNPAENLAFTSMLALAIAIASATQDIAIDAFRIDTFPKSEASKLPQASAMAVIGWWTGYSLPGYLAFINADSIGWNGVYYGMAGVVVVLMLFTLFVGEPNTQREALQEQAQQRHNKVVGSKIVAWFSVTVLEPFYDFFKRNGVQVAITLLLFVFLFKIGEAFLGRMSITFYKEIGFSNEQIGHYSKLIGWGATIFFTLVGSVFNVKFGIVRGLMIGGVAMAASNLMFAWIAQAGPSETLFLATIIVDNFTTAFSTVAFVSFLTLLTGQAFSATQYALLASLGNFGRTTLASFSGELVDYLNDWSTFFILTALMVIPSLIMLYSLRHFFTDLLEKAKTNQE; encoded by the coding sequence ATGTCATCAGGCACTCCCTCTCTTTCTTGGATGCAGACTTTCCGCAGCTACCTAGATAAACGCCTACTTTGGGTGTTTATGCTCGGCTGTTCGAGTGGCTTCCCATGGGTTCTTATTGGATCCAATATGTCTGGTTGGCTAAAAGATGCAGGTTTAACGCGTGCTGCCATCGGCTACTTTGGTAGTGTGTTTGCCGTGTATGCGATTAACTTTCTATGGGCACCATTGGTCGACCGAGTAAAACTGCCGGTGCTTCACGCAATACTCGGCCAGCGACGCAGTTGGATCTTTTTCTGCCAAACCATTGTTTTAATCGGTACCTTATTCATCGCAGGCGTCAATCCCGCAGAGAACTTGGCGTTTACTTCAATGTTGGCGCTCGCTATTGCCATTGCCTCAGCCACGCAAGACATCGCGATTGATGCATTTCGTATTGATACCTTCCCAAAATCCGAAGCATCAAAACTGCCGCAAGCTTCTGCAATGGCCGTAATTGGTTGGTGGACGGGGTATTCTCTACCAGGCTACCTTGCCTTTATTAACGCAGACTCAATCGGTTGGAATGGCGTGTATTACGGAATGGCAGGCGTCGTTGTCGTACTAATGCTGTTTACTCTTTTTGTCGGAGAGCCAAATACACAACGCGAAGCCCTGCAAGAACAGGCTCAGCAACGTCACAATAAGGTTGTCGGTTCGAAAATCGTGGCTTGGTTCAGTGTTACCGTGTTAGAACCGTTTTATGACTTCTTCAAACGAAACGGAGTTCAAGTTGCCATTACACTACTGCTGTTCGTATTCCTATTTAAGATAGGTGAAGCCTTCCTAGGTCGCATGTCGATCACCTTCTATAAAGAGATAGGTTTCAGTAACGAACAGATCGGCCACTATTCGAAGTTAATTGGTTGGGGCGCAACCATATTCTTCACTTTGGTAGGCAGCGTCTTCAATGTAAAATTCGGCATTGTACGCGGACTGATGATTGGCGGTGTTGCCATGGCAGCCAGTAATCTAATGTTTGCATGGATCGCTCAAGCAGGCCCAAGTGAAACACTGTTCTTGGCAACGATTATTGTCGATAACTTCACGACCGCCTTTTCAACAGTAGCTTTTGTCTCTTTCTTAACGTTATTAACTGGGCAGGCCTTCTCTGCAACCCAATATGCATTACTCGCATCCTTGGGTAACTTCGGTCGAACAACACTGGCTTCATTTAGTGGTGAATTGGTCGATTACCTCAATGATTGGTCAACCTTCTTTATACTGACCGCACTTATGGTGATTCCAAGTTTGATCATGCTCTACTCGTTACGCCACTTTTTCACGGATTTATTAGAGAAAGCCAAAACTAACCAAGAATAG
- a CDS encoding DUF4397 domain-containing protein, translating into MKYSPILAVAISALFIVGCDDDDESTTQLQAVHASPNAPLANVLVNSQARWSDVDYAQASGYASVGQGQTTLQVDVQLPGDEVATVIPQSQFDLSGDLDYTVMVVGDADGSNNPVEALVVTRPAAGTATSSSLDVQVVHAATGVGDVNLYVTGPSDPLGAPLGTLAYKDFTDVLNIPAGQYRVRLETVSGSAIAFDSGEITLSGGSELTIAAVPRADSNSASPVKLMVMDGSGSSLIYDMAETAEVRVGHLVDGAPDVDPFVNGAAFAPLADLMFKEIRGFIDLAAGSYDIDIFADGTTTNALIDADGVAVFAGMDYSIYAVGTVSPLNLEPLVVPENRRPVATSAVLNITHAAANPIAASVDIYLTENAGISGSTPALSDVKFKDYANGIYVAAGSYFVTITVAGQPSVVAIDSAPATLADGVVYQVVAIDDSMGTGFNLIVSETTD; encoded by the coding sequence ATGAAATATTCACCTATACTCGCTGTAGCAATTTCAGCCCTATTTATTGTTGGGTGTGATGACGACGATGAATCAACAACTCAACTACAAGCTGTACATGCATCGCCAAATGCTCCTTTAGCTAACGTTCTAGTCAATAGTCAGGCTCGTTGGAGCGATGTCGATTATGCTCAAGCATCCGGATACGCCTCCGTAGGTCAAGGACAGACAACTCTTCAAGTCGATGTCCAACTCCCAGGTGACGAAGTGGCCACTGTTATCCCTCAAAGCCAATTCGATTTAAGCGGTGACTTAGATTACACCGTGATGGTTGTAGGCGACGCCGATGGATCCAACAATCCTGTAGAGGCTTTGGTTGTTACTCGCCCTGCTGCAGGAACGGCAACAAGTTCAAGCCTAGATGTGCAAGTAGTACACGCGGCAACAGGTGTTGGCGATGTAAACCTATATGTGACAGGGCCGAGTGATCCATTGGGCGCACCGTTAGGGACTTTAGCTTATAAAGATTTTACTGACGTACTCAATATCCCTGCAGGACAATATCGTGTGAGATTAGAAACCGTGAGCGGCAGTGCTATTGCTTTTGATTCTGGAGAAATCACTCTGTCTGGCGGCAGCGAACTGACGATTGCGGCTGTGCCAAGAGCTGACTCCAATAGCGCTTCTCCAGTAAAATTGATGGTGATGGACGGTAGTGGATCATCGTTAATCTATGACATGGCAGAAACAGCAGAAGTAAGAGTCGGTCATCTTGTTGATGGCGCCCCGGACGTAGATCCATTTGTGAACGGAGCTGCATTTGCACCTCTTGCTGATTTGATGTTCAAGGAAATCCGTGGATTTATCGATTTAGCTGCAGGAAGTTATGACATTGACATCTTTGCTGACGGCACCACAACTAATGCATTAATTGATGCGGATGGTGTCGCGGTATTTGCCGGTATGGATTACAGCATCTATGCGGTAGGGACAGTAAGTCCGCTCAACTTGGAACCTTTGGTTGTTCCTGAAAACCGTCGCCCGGTTGCGACCAGTGCAGTGTTAAACATTACCCACGCGGCGGCTAATCCAATTGCGGCTTCGGTTGATATCTACTTAACAGAAAACGCGGGGATCTCTGGTAGCACTCCAGCATTAAGTGATGTGAAATTCAAAGATTATGCGAATGGCATTTATGTTGCGGCGGGGTCTTACTTTGTGACGATTACTGTAGCGGGTCAGCCTTCAGTTGTGGCTATCGACTCTGCGCCCGCAACCTTAGCTGATGGTGTGGTGTATCAAGTCGTGGCGATTGATGATTCGATGGGTACGGGGTTTAACCTAATTGTCAGTGAAACAACAGACTAG
- a CDS encoding nucleoside-specific channel-forming Tsx family protein, with protein MRKSLLTLGLLAATSAPVMAADYSDGDIHKNDYKWMQFNLMGAFNEKPGNSSHDYMEMEFGGRSGIFDLYGYVDVFNLLSDPGSDKADEQAKMFMKFAPRMSLDGLTGKDLSFGPVQELYVASEITWDGVNTIAPDANGDNGTFGVNQQKIGLGSDVMVPWLGKIGLNLYGNYDSNIKDWNGYQVSANWFKPFYFFENGSFISYQGYIDWQFGMKDEYSAESSGGAMYNGIYWHSDRYAVGYGLKAYETIYGLEDGGFAGRTSGVGHYLAVTYKF; from the coding sequence ATGCGTAAATCACTTTTAACTCTTGGCCTACTTGCAGCAACTTCTGCTCCTGTAATGGCAGCGGATTATTCTGACGGCGACATCCACAAAAACGATTACAAGTGGATGCAGTTCAACCTTATGGGTGCATTCAACGAGAAGCCTGGTAACTCTAGCCATGATTACATGGAAATGGAATTTGGCGGTCGTTCAGGAATCTTCGACCTATATGGCTATGTTGATGTGTTTAACCTACTTTCAGATCCAGGCAGCGATAAAGCAGACGAACAAGCAAAAATGTTCATGAAATTTGCTCCACGTATGTCTCTTGACGGGTTAACAGGTAAAGACCTTTCATTTGGTCCAGTACAAGAGCTTTACGTTGCATCTGAAATTACGTGGGATGGTGTGAATACAATTGCACCGGATGCAAATGGTGACAATGGTACATTTGGTGTTAACCAACAAAAAATCGGTCTAGGTTCTGACGTAATGGTTCCTTGGTTAGGTAAAATTGGCCTAAACCTTTATGGTAACTACGATTCAAACATTAAAGACTGGAACGGCTACCAAGTTTCTGCAAACTGGTTCAAACCATTCTACTTCTTCGAAAATGGTTCATTCATCTCTTACCAAGGTTACATCGATTGGCAATTTGGTATGAAAGATGAATACAGTGCAGAAAGCAGTGGCGGTGCTATGTATAACGGTATCTACTGGCACTCAGATCGTTACGCTGTAGGTTACGGCCTAAAAGCATACGAAACTATTTACGGCTTAGAAGATGGCGGTTTCGCTGGTCGTACTTCAGGTGTAGGTCACTACCTAGCAGTAACTTACAAGTTCTAA
- the panE gene encoding 2-dehydropantoate 2-reductase, whose product MNITIVGPGAIGSLWAIKLLQAGHNVSLWSRSPETSIDLTLDEQTSLSFNNNNIDKLSTSDLVIFTVKAWQVEEATIPLLQYLDSDTILMFMHNGMGAVDNIITQINAHPIVLATTTQAAFKPNRNNVSHTGLGQTQLGAFNQTGQQCTFLVDVLEHALPTVNWNPQIKTALWTKLAINCAINPLTGLEQIKNGELADQKFEGILSSIVEELTQVMQAEEIACSLDELEASVKQVIQATAQNNSSMKQDMFYQRKTEIDFITGHLIKTALKHQIEVPVNQKLFDQVKEQENSWNHQD is encoded by the coding sequence GTGAACATCACTATTGTTGGACCTGGAGCTATCGGCTCTTTATGGGCGATTAAATTGCTTCAAGCGGGTCATAATGTCTCTTTGTGGAGTCGCTCCCCTGAAACCTCAATTGACCTAACACTTGATGAGCAAACTTCACTTTCCTTCAACAATAACAATATCGACAAGCTATCAACGAGTGATTTGGTTATCTTCACAGTCAAGGCTTGGCAAGTAGAAGAAGCCACTATTCCGTTACTTCAATATCTCGACTCTGACACCATTCTCATGTTCATGCACAACGGAATGGGTGCGGTCGATAACATTATCACTCAAATTAATGCTCACCCGATAGTATTGGCGACGACAACTCAAGCAGCATTCAAACCCAACCGAAACAATGTGTCTCATACTGGATTGGGCCAAACTCAATTGGGTGCTTTTAACCAAACGGGTCAGCAGTGCACGTTTTTAGTTGATGTATTGGAACACGCCCTACCGACTGTGAATTGGAACCCACAAATAAAAACTGCGCTTTGGACTAAGCTCGCCATCAATTGTGCTATCAACCCACTTACTGGGTTGGAACAAATCAAGAATGGTGAACTTGCAGACCAAAAGTTTGAGGGTATTTTAAGTTCTATCGTTGAAGAGCTCACACAAGTTATGCAGGCCGAAGAGATCGCTTGTTCACTCGACGAGTTAGAAGCAAGCGTCAAACAGGTCATCCAAGCCACAGCTCAAAACAACTCATCCATGAAGCAGGATATGTTTTACCAACGTAAGACAGAGATCGACTTCATCACTGGACACCTAATAAAAACAGCGCTTAAGCATCAGATAGAAGTTCCCGTTAACCAAAAGCTGTTCGATCAGGTCAAAGAGCAAGAAAATAGCTGGAATCATCAAGATTAG
- the csdA gene encoding cysteine desulfurase CsdA, producing MLDINHIREQFPALSQTINQQPLIYLDSAATTQKPQVVIDAISQYYSKQNANVHRGSHSLTANATSQFEAARDKVAQFIGASSSKEIIWTRGATEALNLIAQTYARSTLQTGDEILVSEMEHHANIVPWQIVAEQTGAKVVKVPMTSDCEFDLTAFDTLLNERTKIVALAQITNVTGSRQPIEAVIEKAHKMNAVVVVDGAQGIVHESVDVAALGADFYVFSGHKLYAPAGIGVLYGKLELLEAMPPWHGGGKMVERVSFSGTTFSELPGKFEAGTPNVAGAIALSTAIEWSSGFVQQDVENHIHQLQHETYLALSKLDDIQILGYQPNASVITFVMNGVHHQDIATLLDQQGIAVRAGHHCAHPLMDALNVKGTVRISFGIYNNMDDVVKLGAAIEKAVDML from the coding sequence ATGCTTGATATCAATCACATCCGAGAGCAGTTTCCTGCGCTATCACAAACCATCAATCAACAACCATTGATTTACTTAGACAGCGCGGCAACCACACAAAAACCTCAGGTAGTTATTGATGCCATTAGCCAATATTACTCCAAACAAAATGCCAATGTTCACCGTGGTAGCCACAGCTTAACAGCGAACGCGACCAGTCAGTTTGAAGCTGCCAGAGATAAGGTCGCTCAGTTTATTGGTGCAAGCTCTTCAAAAGAGATCATCTGGACTCGCGGTGCCACCGAAGCACTTAACCTGATCGCTCAAACCTACGCAAGAAGTACCCTTCAGACTGGCGATGAGATCTTGGTTAGCGAAATGGAGCATCACGCCAACATTGTGCCTTGGCAAATTGTGGCAGAACAAACCGGCGCTAAAGTCGTTAAAGTACCGATGACATCAGATTGCGAGTTTGACCTCACTGCGTTTGATACACTTTTAAATGAACGAACCAAGATTGTTGCATTGGCTCAGATAACCAATGTGACAGGTTCTCGTCAGCCGATTGAAGCCGTCATCGAGAAAGCACACAAGATGAATGCGGTTGTGGTGGTTGATGGCGCGCAAGGGATCGTTCATGAATCGGTTGATGTTGCTGCTTTAGGCGCTGATTTCTACGTTTTCTCAGGCCATAAACTCTATGCCCCTGCGGGTATCGGTGTGCTTTACGGTAAACTTGAACTTTTAGAAGCGATGCCACCTTGGCATGGCGGCGGCAAAATGGTTGAGCGCGTCTCTTTCTCTGGCACTACTTTTTCAGAACTGCCTGGTAAATTCGAAGCGGGCACGCCAAATGTGGCGGGAGCCATAGCACTAAGCACCGCAATAGAATGGTCAAGTGGTTTTGTACAACAAGATGTCGAAAATCATATCCACCAGCTACAGCACGAGACTTATCTTGCGCTCAGTAAACTGGATGACATTCAGATTTTAGGGTATCAACCTAACGCAAGTGTGATTACTTTTGTGATGAATGGTGTTCACCATCAAGATATAGCGACTCTACTGGATCAGCAAGGTATCGCAGTACGTGCAGGACATCATTGTGCTCACCCATTAATGGATGCACTTAATGTGAAAGGAACGGTTCGAATTTCATTTGGTATTTACAACAACATGGATGATGTTGTAAAGCTCGGAGCGGCGATAGAAAAAGCTGTTGATATGCTTTAG
- the csdE gene encoding cysteine desulfurase sulfur acceptor subunit CsdE yields the protein MTTFPSSPFGTEITSDDIVAKMQTFSGWEDRYRQVIQWGKKLPTMPDELKSELVIVSGCESQVWLVSQNIDGIWHFCADSDARIVRGLIALVMAAYDGKTSEQVQAFNIDGYFEQIGLITHLSPSRGNGLKAIVAQIQELSA from the coding sequence ATGACCACATTCCCAAGCTCTCCATTCGGCACTGAAATTACCAGTGATGATATCGTCGCGAAAATGCAGACGTTCAGCGGCTGGGAAGATCGTTATCGCCAAGTCATTCAATGGGGTAAGAAGCTACCAACTATGCCTGACGAACTGAAAAGTGAGCTGGTGATTGTCTCTGGCTGTGAAAGCCAAGTGTGGTTGGTTTCTCAAAATATCGATGGTATTTGGCACTTTTGTGCTGATTCTGATGCGCGTATCGTTCGCGGTCTGATTGCATTAGTGATGGCTGCGTATGATGGAAAAACATCAGAGCAGGTTCAAGCGTTCAATATTGATGGTTACTTTGAACAAATCGGTCTAATTACCCACCTTAGCCCATCTCGCGGTAATGGATTAAAAGCGATTGTTGCTCAAATCCAAGAGCTAAGTGCTTAA
- the tcdA gene encoding tRNA cyclic N6-threonylcarbamoyladenosine(37) synthase TcdA, producing MRELTTPASENYDQRFGGTRRLYGNSEVDILRAAHVCVIGIGGVGSWAVEALARTGLGELTLIDMDDVCVTNINRQIHAMSGTVGKSKIEVMAERVKLINPECKVNLVDDFIGPDNQAEYLSKEFDFVLDAIDSMKAKASLLAYCRSNKIKVITTGGAGGQIDPTQIKVADLTKTIQDPLAKKLKDTLRRHHNFPKNPARKFGIDCVFSTEQLKYPQADGSVCAAKATAEGPKRMDCATGFGAATVVTATFGFVAVSRIVEKLIQKHAK from the coding sequence ATGCGTGAATTGACCACTCCAGCTTCAGAAAACTATGACCAACGATTTGGTGGCACCCGTCGCCTATATGGCAATAGTGAAGTCGACATACTTAGAGCAGCACACGTGTGTGTGATCGGTATTGGTGGTGTCGGTTCATGGGCGGTTGAAGCGCTTGCTCGTACTGGTTTAGGTGAGCTGACTTTGATCGATATGGATGATGTGTGTGTGACCAACATCAACCGTCAGATCCACGCAATGTCGGGTACCGTTGGTAAAAGCAAAATTGAAGTGATGGCAGAGCGCGTTAAGCTGATTAACCCTGAGTGTAAAGTTAACCTGGTTGACGACTTCATCGGCCCAGACAATCAGGCTGAATACCTATCGAAAGAGTTCGATTTTGTGTTAGATGCGATTGACAGCATGAAAGCTAAGGCTTCACTGTTGGCATATTGTCGTAGCAACAAAATCAAAGTGATCACTACCGGTGGTGCGGGTGGTCAAATCGATCCGACTCAAATCAAAGTGGCTGATCTGACTAAGACGATTCAAGATCCGCTAGCGAAGAAGCTAAAAGATACCCTTCGTCGTCATCATAATTTCCCTAAGAACCCTGCGCGTAAGTTTGGTATCGATTGTGTGTTCTCAACTGAACAGCTGAAATACCCTCAAGCTGACGGCAGCGTATGTGCTGCGAAAGCGACAGCAGAAGGTCCAAAACGCATGGATTGTGCGACGGGTTTTGGTGCGGCAACCGTGGTAACGGCGACGTTTGGTTTTGTGGCTGTTTCGCGTATCGTTGAAAAGCTGATTCAAAAGCACGCTAAGTAA